The following proteins are encoded in a genomic region of Oncorhynchus masou masou isolate Uvic2021 chromosome 32, UVic_Omas_1.1, whole genome shotgun sequence:
- the LOC135527294 gene encoding uncharacterized protein LOC135527294, giving the protein MTTRPPTLPASASNPPRLSLQPSQPQPPTLPDSASNPPSLSLQPSQAQPPTIPVSASNPPSLQHSQHLIPPSLSLQHYQHLIPPSLSLQPSQHLIPPSLSLHPSQLQPPTLPAPEPSQPQSTTLPAPDPSQTQPSTLPDSASNPPRLILQPSQPPTLPASASNRPRLSLQPSQPQPPTLPGSFSNPLSLQPSQPQPPTPQPPTLPDSASNPPSLSLQPSQSHSPTLSASNPPSLSLQPSQTQSPTLPASASNPPRLSLQPSQPQPPTLPGSASNHSRLSLQPSQHLIPPSLSLQHYQHLIPPSLSLQPSQHLIPPSLSLQPSQHLIPPSLSLQPSQHLIPPSFSLQHSQHLNPPSFSLQHSQHLNPPNLSLQHYQHLIPPRLSLQPSQPQPPTLPGSFSNPLSLQPSQPQPPTLPASASNRPRLSLQPSQTQPPTLPGSFSNPLSLQPSQPQPPTPPTLPASASNPPRLSLQPSQPQPPTLPDSASNPPSLSLQPSQAQAPTIPDSASNPPSLQHSQHLIPPSLSLQPSQHLIPPSLSLQPSQHLIPPSLSLQPSQHLIPPSLSLQPSQHLIPPSFSLQHSQHLNPPSFSLQHSQHLNPPNLSLQHYQHLIPPRLSLQPSQTQPPTLPGSFSNPLSLQPSQPQPPTVPDSASNPPSLSLQPSPAHSPTLSASNPPSLSLQPSQTQPPTLPASASNPPSLIQPSQPQPPSLPASASIPPSLSLQPFQSQPPTLPASYTPST; this is encoded by the exons ATGACGACCAGG cctccaaccctcccagcctcagcctccaaccctcccagacTCAGTCTCCAAccctcccagcctcagcctccaaccctcccagactcagcctccaaccctcccagcctcagcctccaaccctcccagGCTCAGCCTCCAACCATTCCAGtctcagcctccaaccctcccagccTCCAACACTCCCAGCACCTGATCCCTCCCAGCCTCAGTCTGCAACACTACCAGCACCTGATCCctcccagtctcagcctccaaccctcccagcACCTGATccctcccagcctcagcctccatccctcccagctTCAGCCTCCAACACTCCCAGCACCTGAACCCTCCCAACCTCAGTCTACAACACTACCAGCACCTGATCCCTCCCAGACTCAGCCTTCAACCCTCCCAGactcagcctccaaccctccccGGCTCATTCTCCAACCCtctcagcctccaaccctcccagcctcagcctccaaccGTCCCAGactcagcctccaaccctcccagcctcagcctccaaccctccccGGCTCATTCTCCAACCCtctcagcctccaaccctcccagcctcagcctccaacc cctcagcctccaaccctcccagactcagcctccaaccctcccagcctcagcctccaaccctcccagTCTCATTCTCCAACCCtctcagcctccaaccctcccagcctcagcctccaaccctcccagacTCAGTCTCCAAccctcccagcctcagcctccaaccctcccagactcagcctccaaccctcccagcctcagcctccaaccctcccagGCTCAGCCTCCAACCATTCCAGactcagcctccaaccctcccagcACCTGATCCCTCCCAGCCTCAGTCTGCAACACTACCAGCACCTGATCCctcccagtctcagcctccaaccctcccagcACCTGATccctcccagcctcagcctccaaccctcccagcACCTGATccctcccagcctcagcctccaaccctcccagcACCTGATCCCTCCCAGCTTCAGCCTCCAACACTCCCAGCACCTGAACCCTCCCAGCTTCAGCCTCCAACACTCCCAGCACCTGAACCCTCCCAACCTCAGTCTACAACACTACCAGCACCTGATCCCTCCCAGactcagcctccaaccctcccagcctcagcctccaaccctccccGGCTCATTCTCCAACCCtctcagcctccaaccctcccagcctcagcctccaaccctcccagcctcagcctccaaccGTCCCAGactcagcctccaaccctcccagactcagcctccaaccctccccGGCTCATTCTCCAACCCtctcagcctccaaccctcccagcctcagcctccaacc cctccaaccctcccagcctcagcctccaaccctcccagacTCAGTCTCCAAccctcccagcctcagcctccaaccctcccagactcagcctccaaccctcccagcctcagcctccaaccctcccagGCTCAGGCTCCAACCATTCCAGactcagcctccaaccctcccagccTCCAACACTCCCAGCACCTGATCCctcccagtctcagcctccaaccctcccagcacctgatccctcccagtctcagcctccaaccctcccagcacctgatccctcccagtctcagcctccaaccctcccagcACCTGATccctcccagcctcagcctccaaccctcccagcACCTGATCCCTCCCAGCTTCAGCCTCCAACACTCCCAGCACCTGAACCCTCCCAGCTTCAGCCTCCAACACTCCCAGCACCTGAACCCTCCCAACCTCAGTCTACAACACTACCAGCACCTGATCCCTCCCAGactcagcctccaaccctcccagactcagcctccaaccctccccGGCTCATTCTCCAACCCtctcagcctccaaccctcccagcctcagcctccaaccGTCCCAGactcagcctccaaccctcccagcctcagcctccaaccctccccGGCTCATTCTCCAACCCtctcagcctccaaccctcccagcctcagcctccaaccGTCCCAGactcagcctccaaccctcccagcctcagcctccaaccctcccagcctcatccaaccctcccagcctcaacctccatccctcccagcctcagcctccatccctcccagcctcagcctccaaccATTCCAGtctcagcctccaaccctcccagccTCCTACACTCCCAGCACCTGA